Proteins encoded together in one Bos indicus isolate NIAB-ARS_2022 breed Sahiwal x Tharparkar chromosome 3, NIAB-ARS_B.indTharparkar_mat_pri_1.0, whole genome shotgun sequence window:
- the OR6K6 gene encoding olfactory receptor 6K6 — MTSENQTRVTEFLFSMFPHLHEGGLLFFILLLLIYGFIVTGNLMIFIITQLDAALHTPMYFFIRVLSFLEIWYTTTTIPKILSCLVSEQKTISLAGCFLQMYFFHSLGITEGCVLTAMGIDRYIAICNPLHYPNIMTPKLCVHLTAGSCLCGFLLVLPEIAWIGALPFCGSNQIQQIFCDFTPVLSLACTDTSLVVIMDAIHAVEILASFLVIALSYLRIIVVILQMPSAEGCHKAFSTCAAHLAVFLLFFGSVAVMYLRFSATYSVFWDTAIAVTFVILAPFFNPIIYSLRNKDMKDAIGRLFGYQKRAGGVKR, encoded by the coding sequence ATGACCAGTGAGAATCAGACAAGGGTGACTGAGTTCCTCTTCTCTATGTTCCCGCATTTACATGAAGGTGGCCTCTTATTCTTTATTCTCTTGCTTCTCATCTATGGATTTATCGTAACTGGAAACCTAATGATATTCATTATTACCCAGCTGGATGCGGCCTTGCACACTCCCATGTATTTCTTCATCCGTGTCCTCTCTTTCCTGGAGATCTGGTATACCACAACCACCATCCCCAAGATTCTCTCCTGCCTAGTCAGTGAGCAAAAGACCATCTCTCTTGCTGGTTGCTTTCTGCAGATGTACTTCTTCCACTCACTTGGCATCACAGAAGGCTGTGTCCTGACAGCAATGGGAATCGACAGGTACATAGCTATCTGCAACCCCCTCCATTACCCAAACATTATGACTCCCAAACTCTGTGTCCATCTGACAGCTGGATCCTGCCTCTGTGGCTTCCTCCTGGTGCTCCCTGAAATTGCATGGATTGGCGCCCTGCCTTTCTGTGGCTCCAATCAGATCCAGCAGATCTTCTGTGACTTCACCCCTGTGCTGAGCTTGGCCTGCACAGATACATCCCTGGTGGTCATTATGGATGCCATCCATGCAGTGGAGATCCTGGCCTCCTTCCTGGTCATCGCCCTATCCTACCTCCGGATCATTGTGGTGATTCTGCAAATGCCCTCGGCTGAAGGCTGCCACAAAGCTTTCTCTACCTGTGCTGCCCACCTTGCTGTGTTCTTGCTGTTTTTTGGCAGTGTGGCTGTCATGTACTTGCGATTCTCAGCCACCTACTCTGTGTTTTGGGACACAGCAATTGCTGTCACTTTTGTTATCCTCGCTCCCTTCTTCAACCCCATTATCTATAGCCTGAGAAATAAGGATATGAAAGATGCAATTGGGAGGCTCTTTGGCTATCAGAAGAGGGCTGGTGGGGTTAAGAGATAG